Part of the Capsicum annuum cultivar UCD-10X-F1 unplaced genomic scaffold, UCD10Xv1.1 ctg53299, whole genome shotgun sequence genome, AACACTTACGCTTTGACTTTCCAGGAAAATAAGGCTCATCTAATTTGGGAATTAAGATACCATGTGAATCACAAAATGAAGAAACATCATCCAACAAAGATTCCCACCAACTTTCTCTCATATCTTGCAATCTTTTCTTTGATATGATAAGCAACTCCACGGCATTAAAgatatctcaattttttttttttttgtaaaatcttgCTCAACTCATTTGACATGGCCAACACTTTCAACATCAAGTATTGTTTTGACCTTTGTCAAAAGATATTCCGCTTGATTTCTATCACTTGGGGTAgaaccttcaatttcaatcacTTCAAACACATGAACAATAAATGAGAAAATAACAAGAAAGTTATCCAATGTTTTAAAATGTGATCCCCAACGAGTATCACCCGGTCTTTGAAGCCCACGTTCTTGATGTAATCCTTGTTCGGTATAAGCTTCACCGGACTCAAGTAATTGCTTCAAATTTTCGGCTTGGTGATGACGAAGCAAATCTCTACGCTTAAAAGATCCTCCAacaacattcaacacattagtCACATGATCAAAAAATTCTTCAACTTCCAAATGTTttttagcaataacaacaagTGTTAGTTGCAATTGATGTGCAAAACAATGACTATAATATGCCGAAGAactatctttcataattaaagtttTGAGACCATTTATCTCTCCTTTCATATTACTAACTCCATCATAACCTTGTCCACGTATTTTGGATGGACTTAGTGAGTGATCAGAAAGCAAAGaataaatttctttcttcaatGAGCATGTCGATGTATCACTAACATGGACAAGGCCGATAAATCGTTCTACAACTTCACCATTCTTATCAACATACCTCAAAACAAGAACCATTTGTTCTATTGTGTGAGATGT contains:
- the LOC124893052 gene encoding zinc finger MYM-type protein 1-like; its protein translation is MGDFYASKDFRGWNKALERFRLQAKSEYRIRLEASIDVARLLLYHGLPFRGHGESEASTNQSYFLGFLRWHGDKHPDVEKVILEKAPQNDTLTCPIIQKDIVNACEKETLKVIIEDLNGDHFGILVDESKDISHNRTNGSCFEKEIYSLLSDHSLSPSKIRGQGYDGVSNMKGEINGLKTLIMKDSSSAYYSHCFAHQLQLTLVVIAKKHLEVEEFFDHVTNVLNVVGGSFKRRDLLRHHQAENLKQLLESGEAYTEQGLHQERGLQRPGDTRWGSHFKTLDNFLVIFSFIVHVFEVIEIEGSTPSDRNQAEYLLTKVKTILDVESVGHVK